One part of the Terrimicrobium sacchariphilum genome encodes these proteins:
- a CDS encoding DUF4339 domain-containing protein — translation MSTIHVLKNGEKWGPYTTEELEGHVEQGTFTSEDLVWWEGLEDWQPLSSLFEEEEPPDFECDGVRVFADRLELDGVSLLAPLILRASVQRQRNRRVKPVIGAVLVGVFAVCVAFVPIPRQNHTEWIIWGLVLLGLVIWCLRLMYAGLGGGRSLLIVDLADGNERIRQVDPAIAPQLEEALGRVIVTGRAGFPAAPNQAS, via the coding sequence ATGAGCACGATCCATGTGCTAAAAAACGGGGAAAAATGGGGGCCGTACACCACGGAGGAACTCGAGGGTCACGTGGAGCAGGGGACTTTTACCTCCGAGGATCTCGTCTGGTGGGAAGGTTTGGAAGACTGGCAGCCGCTGTCTTCGTTGTTTGAGGAAGAGGAGCCGCCTGATTTCGAATGTGATGGAGTGCGAGTTTTCGCCGATCGCTTGGAGCTGGACGGAGTGAGCCTTCTGGCTCCCTTGATTTTACGAGCGTCCGTGCAGAGACAAAGAAACCGCCGGGTCAAACCCGTCATCGGGGCGGTCCTGGTCGGTGTGTTCGCCGTCTGCGTCGCCTTTGTGCCGATCCCGCGCCAGAACCATACGGAATGGATCATCTGGGGGCTGGTCCTTCTCGGCTTGGTGATCTGGTGTTTACGGCTGATGTATGCCGGACTGGGAGGGGGGCGTTCGCTCCTTATCGTGGATCTCGCCGATGGCAATGAGCGGATACGGCAGGTCGATCCCGCCATCGCACCCCAGCTTGAGGAAGCTCTCGGGCGAGTCATCGTGACAGGTCGAGCCGGTTTCCCGGCGGCCCCAAATCAAGCGAGCTGA
- a CDS encoding 8-oxo-dGTP diphosphatase, whose protein sequence is MDRAHYGELTLTIREIYDKKFPPLSPAAALRMVTGTMNVDWTTWEPKERATLLFVIKDGQILLIRKKRGLGAGKINGPGGRLEPGETPEEAAVRETIEELRITPLSPEWRGRLHFQFLDGYSLTCSVFVSPDYRGIPMETPEALPIWTPLDAIPYDEMWADDAHWLPGVIAGGEFEGYFVFDGENMLSHDVRWLKNPPL, encoded by the coding sequence ATGGATCGTGCTCATTACGGTGAGCTAACACTAACAATTCGTGAAATTTATGACAAGAAATTCCCGCCATTGTCACCAGCGGCGGCTCTCCGTATGGTGACCGGCACAATGAATGTGGACTGGACGACCTGGGAGCCAAAGGAACGGGCAACATTGCTTTTTGTCATCAAGGACGGCCAGATCCTGCTGATTCGCAAAAAGCGGGGCCTTGGCGCTGGAAAGATCAACGGTCCCGGAGGCCGGCTGGAACCCGGCGAAACACCCGAGGAAGCCGCCGTGCGAGAGACCATCGAGGAACTCCGTATCACTCCGCTCTCCCCGGAATGGCGGGGCCGACTGCATTTTCAGTTCCTCGACGGCTATAGCCTCACCTGCAGCGTATTCGTCTCTCCCGACTACCGGGGCATCCCGATGGAAACACCAGAGGCTCTGCCGATCTGGACTCCGCTCGACGCCATTCCCTATGATGAGATGTGGGCAGACGACGCCCATTGGCTGCCCGGAGTGATCGCGGGAGGGGAATTCGAGGGATACTTCGTTTTTGACGGGGAGAATATGCTCTCCCACGACGTTCGCTGGCTGAAAAATCCCCCTCTATAG
- a CDS encoding biotin-dependent carboxyltransferase family protein — protein MSTPALEILEAPAASIQDAGRKGWRSFGVPSSGAMDQESLRQANRLVGNRDESPVLEIAFGRAIFRALASVTIALTGADASASHPLWRTLRLTPGESVHLRGAKSGLWCYVALEGEMDAPHFLGSASVYQRAGIGRMLRPGDIIRRSRDFRTNTIAGRFLSPEAIPDWRHPANIEIWPGPEWEAFPESSRTRLLEGDWEVSAQSDRTGYRLQGASLPGGPPGILSGPVLTGTIQVPPSGQPIILMRDGPTVGGYARLASVSPPDLDRLAQCAPGTRFQFQLGSP, from the coding sequence ATGAGTACGCCGGCCTTGGAAATTCTCGAGGCTCCGGCCGCCAGCATACAGGATGCAGGCCGCAAGGGATGGCGCTCTTTCGGAGTACCTTCAAGCGGAGCGATGGATCAGGAATCCCTGCGCCAGGCCAACCGGCTGGTGGGAAATCGCGATGAATCTCCCGTGCTGGAAATCGCCTTCGGGCGTGCAATATTTCGCGCCCTTGCCAGCGTCACCATAGCCCTGACTGGCGCCGATGCCTCAGCGAGCCACCCCCTATGGAGAACCCTGCGCCTCACCCCAGGGGAGAGCGTACACCTCCGAGGCGCGAAGAGTGGGTTGTGGTGCTATGTTGCCCTCGAGGGCGAAATGGACGCGCCGCATTTCCTGGGCAGCGCAAGCGTCTATCAACGGGCGGGCATTGGCCGGATGCTGCGCCCCGGCGACATCATACGACGCTCCCGCGATTTTCGGACCAATACGATCGCCGGCCGTTTCCTCTCTCCAGAAGCCATTCCCGACTGGAGACACCCCGCTAATATCGAGATCTGGCCCGGGCCGGAATGGGAGGCTTTCCCCGAATCTTCGCGCACCCGCCTTCTGGAAGGGGACTGGGAAGTTTCCGCCCAGAGTGATCGCACAGGATATCGTCTCCAAGGGGCATCTCTCCCCGGCGGTCCCCCAGGCATCCTGAGCGGTCCCGTCCTGACCGGGACCATCCAGGTCCCCCCAAGCGGACAACCGATCATCCTCATGCGGGACGGACCCACCGTGGGCGGTTATGCCCGGCTGGCTTCCGTCTCGCCTCCCGATCTCGACCGTCTCGCCCAGTGCGCGCCCGGCACCCGTTTTCAGTTTCAACTCGGCTCACCATGA
- a CDS encoding phage holin family protein encodes MAAFLLRWLVTTVAVLAAAHVIPGIRYDNWGSLLGASLLLGIINAFVRPVLLLLSIPWIIITMGLFIFVVNALLLMLVAAMVPSFHVDGFWSAFFGAIIVSLVSWLLSSFFRGSDGHIYAITHHSAPAGMKRASARVIK; translated from the coding sequence ATGGCCGCATTTCTTTTGAGATGGCTGGTGACAACGGTTGCGGTGCTCGCCGCAGCGCATGTTATCCCGGGTATTCGCTACGACAACTGGGGTTCTCTGCTGGGGGCGTCGCTCCTCCTGGGGATTATCAACGCCTTTGTGCGTCCTGTGCTCCTGTTGCTCAGCATCCCATGGATCATCATCACGATGGGGCTGTTCATTTTTGTCGTGAATGCCCTGCTGCTGATGCTGGTGGCGGCGATGGTTCCCTCCTTCCATGTGGATGGGTTCTGGAGCGCCTTCTTTGGTGCGATCATCGTCAGCCTGGTGAGCTGGCTCTTGAGCTCCTTCTTCCGCGGCAGTGACGGGCACATCTATGCGATCACCCACCACTCCGCTCCTGCGGGCATGAAGAGGGCCAGCGCACGGGTGATCAAATGA
- a CDS encoding Hsp33 family molecular chaperone HslO gives MSEVSEDQDRGIEVRTYFARVRNALVARADFGELYASLYLHQMDAGIRLEPVMDDLLREALAAVTLHCASRPWKETVAWTVNFQHPLANVFVSGDNRLGTVVGNIFTENVRETDKNLFYADVVTEDQPQRRSVVEFEGGSFFRAMEKFYEQSEQRVVRIFPYDEEEFVLIAAQPDCDIEWLKGLDAEAVKTLDKDVELRLLEQRYYRFACGCNQDRMLAMLAPVMRHQPEDLFQGEETIRVSCPRCGARHTITRESLEARIATEKSSG, from the coding sequence ATGAGCGAAGTTTCCGAAGATCAGGATCGCGGGATCGAAGTCAGGACATATTTTGCCCGGGTTCGCAACGCGCTGGTCGCGCGGGCGGATTTTGGCGAGTTGTATGCCAGCCTTTACCTGCACCAGATGGATGCGGGTATCCGCCTGGAGCCCGTCATGGACGATCTCCTGCGCGAGGCCCTCGCCGCGGTGACGCTGCATTGCGCCTCGCGTCCCTGGAAGGAGACGGTGGCTTGGACGGTGAACTTCCAGCATCCACTGGCCAATGTCTTTGTCTCCGGCGACAATCGTCTCGGCACCGTGGTGGGCAACATCTTCACGGAGAACGTCCGGGAGACGGACAAAAATCTTTTCTACGCCGATGTCGTGACCGAGGACCAGCCGCAGCGGCGCAGCGTGGTGGAGTTTGAAGGTGGCAGCTTTTTCCGGGCGATGGAAAAATTCTATGAGCAGAGCGAGCAGCGTGTGGTACGGATCTTTCCGTACGACGAGGAGGAGTTTGTCCTCATCGCGGCCCAGCCCGATTGCGATATCGAGTGGCTCAAGGGCCTCGATGCAGAGGCGGTAAAGACGCTCGACAAGGATGTGGAGCTACGGTTGCTCGAGCAGCGGTACTACCGTTTTGCCTGCGGCTGCAACCAGGACCGCATGCTCGCGATGCTGGCGCCGGTTATGCGGCACCAGCCCGAGGATTTATTTCAGGGCGAGGAAACGATCCGCGTGAGCTGCCCGCGTTGCGGCGCGAGGCACACGATCACGCGGGAATCTCTCGAGGCCCGGATCGCGACGGAGAAGTCGTCTGGTTAG
- a CDS encoding 5-oxoprolinase subunit PxpA: protein MKDINCDLGEGESAARTRALLHYATSANIACGGHAGDLASMDRCLRLCAGMKVHPGAHPGYFDRVNFGRKELPISPRELTSLLSQQIGSLQLIATSLRIRLRHIKLHGALYHQVDRSAELTKAYLDFVAAFCPGLRIIALHGARVHREALRRGMTTWGEAFAERRYRDDGTLVPRTEAGAVLEDPEEIRSQLARLVSLNMADTICVHSDSPQATRTLRIVAGALGPGGRKKR, encoded by the coding sequence ATGAAAGACATCAATTGCGATCTCGGCGAAGGCGAATCCGCCGCCCGGACCCGCGCCTTGCTCCACTATGCCACCTCGGCCAATATCGCCTGCGGCGGCCACGCAGGCGACCTCGCCTCCATGGATCGCTGCCTGCGGCTCTGTGCCGGGATGAAGGTCCATCCGGGGGCGCACCCCGGATATTTTGACCGGGTAAATTTTGGGCGAAAGGAACTCCCCATCTCCCCTCGCGAGTTAACCAGCCTGCTCTCCCAGCAGATTGGCTCGCTGCAACTCATCGCCACGAGCCTGCGTATCCGGCTCCGCCACATAAAGCTCCATGGAGCGCTCTACCACCAGGTCGACCGAAGCGCGGAGCTAACAAAAGCGTACCTGGATTTTGTCGCGGCATTCTGTCCGGGACTACGGATCATCGCGCTCCATGGCGCAAGGGTTCACCGCGAGGCGCTGCGGCGGGGAATGACGACCTGGGGGGAGGCTTTCGCTGAACGCCGCTACCGGGATGACGGCACATTGGTTCCTCGCACCGAGGCAGGGGCAGTGCTGGAAGACCCGGAGGAGATTCGCAGCCAGCTGGCGCGATTGGTCAGCCTGAACATGGCGGACACCATTTGCGTGCACTCGGACTCTCCGCAGGCCACGCGAACTTTAAGGATCGTCGCCGGGGCGCTCGGCCCCGGCGGACGAAAGAAACGATAA
- a CDS encoding TerC family protein → MIAFLPILAAAAISTGGSPAELAIAFVTLCVLEVVLGIDNIIFISILASKLPKHQQAKARLIGLSLAMITRVLLLLSISWMATLVKPLFEVFGHGVTGRDLILVLGGLFLVWKSTHEIHAKLEGAEEEHSVGRAAAAFSTTIVQIVLIDIVFSLDSVITAVGMVNNIPIMIAAVIVAVIFMMFCSGPISDFVDRHPTIKMLALSFLLLIGVALIADGCGQHVPKGYIYFAMGFSVFVEFLNIRMGRGKEKPVKLHQQISE, encoded by the coding sequence ATGATTGCTTTCCTGCCGATTCTGGCCGCTGCTGCGATTTCCACCGGAGGTTCCCCTGCGGAACTCGCGATTGCCTTTGTCACCCTCTGCGTTCTCGAGGTCGTGCTCGGCATCGACAACATCATCTTCATCTCCATCCTGGCCTCGAAGCTGCCGAAGCACCAGCAGGCCAAGGCGCGTCTCATCGGCCTTTCGCTGGCGATGATCACCCGCGTGCTGCTGCTTTTGTCCATTTCCTGGATGGCAACGCTGGTGAAGCCGCTCTTTGAGGTATTCGGGCATGGCGTGACCGGGCGTGATCTCATCCTGGTCCTCGGTGGTTTGTTCCTGGTCTGGAAGAGCACGCACGAAATCCATGCCAAGCTTGAGGGAGCCGAGGAGGAGCACTCTGTCGGCCGGGCTGCGGCGGCCTTCTCGACCACCATCGTCCAGATCGTCCTGATCGACATCGTCTTCTCGCTGGATTCCGTCATCACGGCGGTGGGAATGGTCAATAACATCCCGATCATGATCGCGGCAGTGATCGTGGCGGTGATCTTCATGATGTTCTGCTCCGGGCCGATCAGTGATTTCGTGGACCGCCACCCGACGATCAAGATGCTGGCGCTCAGCTTCCTCCTGCTCATTGGCGTGGCCTTGATCGCAGACGGATGCGGCCAGCATGTGCCGAAGGGCTACATTTACTTTGCCATGGGCTTCTCTGTCTTCGTGGAATTTCTCAACATCCGCATGGGCCGGGGCAAGGAAAAGCCGGTCAAGCTGCACCAGCAGATCTCCGAGTAA
- a CDS encoding 5-oxoprolinase subunit B family protein: MDHVAIEHWGPSALIVRFASSATLLSLERCRGLLASLNAAGFPDGTEFVPGYGEILIDLPGVDFLSSGKHLAREAVSKARPIPGEGARLHRLPMSYDGPDLGEFAHRTGLCEAEVIEIHSAPTYDVFLVGFAPGFAYLGPLDPRLHLARRETPRLRVEAGSIGIGGTHTGLYSIASPGGWWLLGRTPEALFDPTRDNATAFRFALGDRVKFEPVS; encoded by the coding sequence ATGGACCACGTCGCCATCGAGCATTGGGGGCCTTCGGCCCTCATCGTACGCTTCGCCAGCTCCGCCACTCTCCTCTCTCTGGAGCGTTGCCGCGGCTTGCTTGCCTCATTGAATGCGGCCGGATTTCCAGACGGGACAGAGTTCGTGCCCGGCTACGGAGAGATTTTGATCGATCTTCCGGGTGTAGACTTTCTTTCCTCGGGCAAGCACCTCGCCAGGGAAGCCGTCTCGAAAGCTCGTCCCATTCCCGGAGAGGGTGCGCGGTTGCACCGGCTCCCAATGAGCTACGACGGCCCCGACTTGGGGGAATTCGCCCATCGCACAGGCCTGTGCGAGGCAGAGGTAATCGAGATCCACTCCGCTCCGACCTATGATGTGTTTCTGGTGGGTTTCGCTCCAGGCTTTGCGTATCTCGGACCGCTCGACCCGCGCCTGCATCTGGCACGCCGGGAGACTCCCCGCCTTCGGGTTGAAGCAGGCAGCATCGGCATCGGCGGCACCCACACGGGCCTCTACAGTATCGCCTCGCCCGGTGGCTGGTGGCTGCTGGGAAGGACGCCGGAAGCTCTTTTTGATCCGACACGTGACAACGCAACGGCTTTCCGCTTCGCCCTGGGTGACAGAGTAAAGTTCGAACCCGTCTCATGA